In Syntrophorhabdales bacterium, a genomic segment contains:
- a CDS encoding MarC family protein gives MVDTAKQILLFVSALIPIVNPLGNSPIILSLTRHYPASARRALSRRIATNSLFLLLGSYLLGAHVLAFFGISLSVVQIGGGLMIISTAWAMLKGPDEEKGKRHNVRDTMRPQDKVDRSFYPLTFPLTVGPGSISVAIALGANAPPQYGDHHLVIMAAIIGSLVVALSILLCYGFADYLSRIMGETAMDVIMRLCAFLLICIGVQIMWNGMKALIVSGPLHPH, from the coding sequence GTGGTCGACACAGCGAAACAGATTCTCCTCTTTGTGAGCGCACTTATTCCCATTGTCAATCCGCTCGGAAACAGTCCCATCATTCTGTCGTTGACGAGGCACTATCCAGCTTCTGCACGAAGGGCGCTTTCGCGCCGGATTGCGACGAACAGTTTGTTTTTATTGCTTGGGTCATACCTGCTTGGAGCCCATGTTCTGGCATTTTTCGGGATCTCATTGTCGGTGGTGCAGATCGGTGGTGGATTGATGATCATTTCAACCGCCTGGGCAATGTTGAAGGGGCCAGATGAGGAGAAAGGAAAACGGCATAACGTACGCGACACCATGCGACCACAGGATAAGGTTGATCGTTCATTTTATCCGCTGACCTTCCCCCTGACCGTGGGGCCGGGATCGATTTCAGTGGCTATCGCCTTGGGTGCGAATGCTCCGCCTCAATACGGTGATCATCACCTGGTCATCATGGCTGCAATCATTGGATCGCTTGTGGTCGCCTTGAGTATTCTCCTCTGCTACGGATTCGCAGACTACCTTTCCAGAATTATGGGAGAGACCGCGATGGATGTGATCATGCGTCTCTGTGCGTTCTTGTTGATCTGCATCGGCGTGCAGATCATGTGGAACGGCATGAAAGCGCTCATCGTCTCGGGCCCCTTGCATCCGCACTGA